In one Mucilaginibacter ginsenosidivorax genomic region, the following are encoded:
- a CDS encoding YARHG domain-containing protein, producing MKTKPILIIITIVLVVAASCFAFFKYRSQNKPGKSEIIQFLNAFNKHIQAGNIDSAKTFFEDQQKSKAVKVLLNVLTNKTNTGGKDKPLFKTSMNTEDAVVNIINQEYATAIVVTRFNHDDVSENRSTILFTIHKLPGGQYKITQVDAKGFVKDYMAFQNKIYIKITPEKDIYNAITLAAFKTADQLKTRYDSVVWFDHVNQKTFYYVVKGKFSLDFYNPNPYKTKHDEFKMGLVNPDLKEIIPVEYDLIHNIGGTVDGLIEVEKAGKKGLYNIGGKLIADADYDDIYPLKAGENLAILKNGRDFFYLKGDTTISDKLTDFKIADAITQIKTFGESYELSEKSSKNIMEYNSRDWSTSIIISPSYLANLQLLPRFIDFPNPLRKLSGTDSEEMQDGSGSIAVSFDGAGKEESADNWFESVYYTIANDYLGGRGGLYQSKNVLVVDKKRNQILGFNADLTLGEEESSGNLTGDCREYSIKALNDSLFEFKTTSDIGVRLQGEAGSIDEGRLYHYLQVKDGKFVALESKRVFPTQYVKLDDSYLQGCYTLGFGVYPDRKTKTVDHLTKEMLQYMKNEIYASYKYRFKTKEWSDVFEYRFNSSDTTKNANVDDSLTVIDKYNIAFINSKLNGKPLNVKIPNSLAAR from the coding sequence ATGAAAACTAAACCTATCCTCATAATAATTACCATTGTCTTGGTGGTTGCAGCAAGTTGTTTTGCATTCTTTAAATACAGGAGTCAAAATAAGCCGGGCAAAAGCGAGATTATACAGTTTTTAAACGCTTTTAATAAACACATACAGGCTGGTAATATTGATTCGGCCAAAACTTTTTTTGAAGATCAGCAAAAGAGCAAAGCTGTTAAGGTATTGCTGAACGTGCTTACTAATAAAACCAATACCGGCGGCAAGGACAAGCCACTGTTTAAAACGAGCATGAATACCGAGGATGCAGTTGTAAATATCATTAACCAGGAATACGCAACAGCGATTGTTGTCACCCGTTTTAATCACGACGACGTATCTGAAAATCGGTCGACCATTTTATTTACCATTCATAAACTGCCGGGCGGGCAGTATAAAATTACCCAGGTGGATGCCAAGGGATTTGTGAAGGACTATATGGCTTTTCAAAATAAAATCTATATTAAAATTACCCCCGAAAAGGATATTTATAACGCAATTACCCTGGCCGCGTTTAAAACGGCAGATCAGCTTAAAACACGTTATGATAGCGTTGTATGGTTTGATCATGTAAATCAAAAAACATTCTATTACGTAGTAAAGGGCAAATTTTCGCTTGATTTCTATAACCCTAATCCATATAAAACAAAGCATGATGAGTTTAAAATGGGACTTGTAAATCCGGACCTTAAGGAGATAATCCCGGTTGAATATGATTTGATACACAATATTGGTGGCACTGTAGATGGTTTAATTGAAGTTGAAAAAGCTGGTAAAAAAGGTCTTTATAACATCGGTGGTAAATTGATTGCTGATGCTGATTACGACGATATTTATCCGTTAAAAGCCGGTGAGAATTTAGCAATATTGAAAAACGGCAGAGACTTCTTTTATCTGAAGGGGGATACTACGATATCTGATAAGCTAACGGATTTTAAGATTGCCGACGCGATAACTCAAATTAAAACTTTTGGCGAATCTTATGAATTATCAGAAAAAAGCTCAAAAAATATTATGGAGTACAATTCGCGGGATTGGTCAACCTCGATCATTATATCGCCATCGTATCTTGCCAACCTGCAGCTGTTGCCCCGGTTTATAGATTTTCCTAACCCGTTACGAAAATTATCTGGAACCGATTCTGAGGAAATGCAGGATGGCAGTGGGTCGATAGCCGTTTCATTTGATGGTGCAGGTAAAGAAGAAAGTGCTGATAATTGGTTCGAAAGCGTTTATTATACTATTGCCAATGATTACTTAGGCGGTCGCGGAGGGCTTTACCAAAGTAAAAATGTACTTGTAGTTGATAAAAAGCGCAACCAGATATTGGGTTTTAACGCAGATTTAACTTTAGGCGAAGAAGAAAGTTCAGGCAACCTGACCGGTGATTGCCGCGAATACTCGATTAAAGCACTTAACGATTCGCTGTTTGAGTTTAAAACAACATCTGATATTGGGGTGAGATTACAAGGTGAAGCCGGCAGTATTGACGAGGGCCGATTGTATCATTACCTGCAAGTAAAGGATGGCAAATTTGTAGCGTTGGAATCAAAAAGGGTATTCCCTACACAATATGTAAAACTTGATGATTCATATTTGCAGGGTTGTTACACTTTGGGTTTTGGAGTGTACCCGGACAGAAAAACTAAAACGGTAGATCATTTGACTAAGGAAATGCTTCAATATATGAAAAATGAAATCTACGCTTCGTATAAATACCGATTTAAAACAAAAGAATGGAGTGATGTTTTCGAGTACCGCTTTAACTCATCCGATACCACAAAAAACGCGAATGTTGACGATTCGTTAACCGTTATCGATAAATACAATATTGCCTTTATTAACAGTAAGCTAAATGGGAAACCCTTAAACGTAAAAATCCCTAATAGCCTGGCTGCAAGATAG
- a CDS encoding peroxiredoxin → MLTIGQKFPQFSKTAVVSLEKGKEFETLTSEYLVNDDNVWTVMFWWPKDFTFVCPTEIAEFNKNYGEFRDRETRLIGASTDSEFVHAAWRRDHDDLRDLKFPMLADTSKSLAEDLGILEPTEKIAYRATFIVDPTGIIRWVSVNDLSVGRNVKEVLRVLDGLQTDELCPCNWEKGQETLTV, encoded by the coding sequence ATGTTAACGATAGGACAAAAATTCCCCCAATTTTCTAAAACTGCCGTAGTTAGCCTTGAAAAAGGAAAAGAGTTTGAAACACTTACTTCTGAGTATTTGGTGAATGATGATAACGTTTGGACAGTAATGTTCTGGTGGCCAAAAGATTTCACTTTTGTGTGCCCAACTGAAATTGCTGAGTTCAACAAAAACTATGGCGAGTTCCGCGACCGCGAAACCCGTTTAATTGGTGCTTCTACCGATTCGGAATTTGTACACGCTGCCTGGAGACGCGATCATGACGACCTGCGCGATTTGAAATTCCCGATGCTTGCCGATACTTCAAAATCATTAGCCGAAGATTTGGGCATATTGGAGCCAACTGAAAAAATTGCTTACCGCGCTACTTTCATTGTTGACCCTACCGGCATTATCCGTTGGGTTTCTGTTAACGATTTAAGCGTAGGCCGTAACGTTAAAGAAGTTTTACGTGTACTTGATGGTTTACAAACCGACGAACTTTGCCCATGTAACTGGGAAAAAGGCCAGGAAACACTAACTGTTTAA
- a CDS encoding carboxymuconolactone decarboxylase family protein: MNESTEVIQEILQSIGLDKDYRTTSLTLLEKGESRYLRDLKLNFTSTLTSAHLTAKECALLGLSIAVNNNNTPLTSYFTKYAEEQEATAAEIGEAVGCASLLASNNVFYRFRHFTQKEKYTQIPARIRMQLMMKPVTGKEFFELMSLAVSAVNGCEMCVNAHEDSLIKLATTEERIFDAVRIASLVTATGKVIF, from the coding sequence ATGAATGAAAGTACCGAAGTGATCCAGGAAATACTGCAAAGTATTGGATTAGATAAAGATTACCGTACCACCAGCCTTACCCTGTTAGAAAAAGGCGAGTCGCGCTATTTACGCGATTTGAAGCTGAATTTTACCAGCACGCTTACGTCGGCCCATTTAACGGCCAAAGAATGCGCCTTATTAGGTTTAAGCATAGCGGTTAATAACAACAATACGCCGCTTACCAGCTACTTTACCAAATACGCCGAAGAGCAGGAAGCAACCGCCGCCGAAATTGGCGAAGCAGTAGGCTGCGCGTCGTTGCTGGCCTCAAACAATGTATTTTACAGGTTCAGGCATTTTACACAGAAAGAGAAATACACCCAGATTCCGGCCCGCATCCGCATGCAGCTGATGATGAAGCCTGTTACCGGGAAAGAGTTTTTTGAGTTGATGAGCCTGGCCGTTTCGGCTGTAAATGGCTGCGAAATGTGTGTAAACGCCCACGAAGATTCGCTGATAAAATTAGCTACAACCGAGGAGCGTATTTTTGATGCCGTACGTATTGCCTCGTTAGTTACAGCTACCGGCAAGGTTATTTTTTAA
- a CDS encoding DHA2 family efflux MFS transporter permease subunit: MAETGFKKWIITITVIIASLLELIDTTIVNVSLPDIQGNLGATLEDIAWVVTGYAVANVIVLPMSGWLGSRFGRKNYFITSIIVFTVASFLCGNATNLNELVMFRILQGIAGGGLISTSQAILIETWPREQIGTATALFGLGAVVGPTVGPTIGGYITDHSSWRWIFYVNIPVGALAAFFAYTFVRETPKDEKGKPVDWWGIGLLAIAVGSLQTILEKGESEDWFATPYITVLTITAILGLILFIWREMSIDYPIVNFAILRHRSFAVGMFTSFVLGFGLYGSVFVFPVFCQNLLGFTAQQTGEILFPGGLCTIVMMPFIGKMLNKGIPAQFMATAGMFLFFVFTTMLSNSTMAMGPSNFFLPLMIRGVGMALLFVPLTTLAIADLKGPEVGQGTGLNNMMRQLGGSFGIATLTTIIHVRQGVHRSNLLTNITATNPAFIERFNAALHNFMAKGHSVIDATRMAYGAIEGALTKQVLLLTYDDAYWISGLVMLFSIPLLYLQPFRKSNAKMPVDAH; this comes from the coding sequence ATGGCTGAAACAGGCTTTAAAAAATGGATCATCACTATCACGGTTATCATAGCTTCATTGCTGGAGCTTATTGATACCACGATTGTGAACGTATCCCTGCCCGATATACAGGGTAACCTTGGTGCTACCCTTGAAGATATTGCCTGGGTGGTTACCGGTTACGCTGTAGCAAACGTAATTGTGCTCCCTATGTCGGGATGGCTGGGAAGCAGGTTCGGGCGAAAGAATTATTTCATAACCTCTATTATAGTGTTTACAGTTGCCTCGTTTTTATGCGGTAATGCTACAAACCTTAATGAACTGGTTATGTTCCGGATACTACAAGGTATTGCGGGTGGCGGGTTAATATCAACATCGCAGGCCATATTAATTGAAACATGGCCACGTGAGCAAATAGGTACCGCTACAGCATTATTTGGTTTGGGTGCGGTAGTAGGGCCAACTGTAGGGCCTACCATTGGTGGTTATATTACCGATCACTCTTCTTGGAGATGGATATTTTATGTAAACATTCCGGTTGGCGCCCTTGCTGCGTTTTTTGCCTACACCTTTGTACGCGAAACGCCTAAAGACGAAAAAGGTAAACCCGTTGACTGGTGGGGCATTGGTTTACTGGCTATAGCTGTAGGCAGTTTGCAAACCATTTTGGAGAAAGGCGAATCGGAAGATTGGTTTGCAACACCTTACATCACCGTATTAACTATCACCGCAATATTAGGATTGATCCTGTTTATATGGCGCGAGATGAGTATTGACTACCCGATAGTAAATTTTGCGATATTAAGGCACCGAAGCTTTGCCGTGGGGATGTTTACATCATTTGTGCTTGGCTTTGGGTTATATGGATCGGTGTTTGTGTTCCCGGTGTTTTGCCAAAACTTGTTAGGTTTTACAGCACAGCAAACGGGCGAGATCCTTTTCCCCGGTGGGTTATGTACCATTGTAATGATGCCTTTTATTGGTAAAATGCTTAATAAGGGTATTCCGGCACAGTTTATGGCTACCGCGGGTATGTTCCTGTTCTTTGTATTTACCACAATGCTCAGTAACTCCACCATGGCCATGGGGCCATCTAATTTCTTTTTGCCATTAATGATCCGGGGTGTAGGTATGGCCTTGTTATTTGTGCCCCTAACCACCCTGGCTATTGCCGACTTGAAAGGGCCCGAGGTAGGGCAGGGAACAGGCTTAAATAACATGATGCGCCAACTGGGTGGCTCTTTTGGTATTGCTACACTCACTACCATTATCCACGTACGCCAGGGCGTGCACCGTAGTAACCTGTTAACAAATATTACGGCAACCAACCCTGCATTTATTGAACGGTTTAATGCTGCATTGCACAACTTTATGGCCAAAGGGCACTCGGTAATTGATGCTACCCGCATGGCATATGGCGCCATAGAGGGGGCTTTAACCAAGCAGGTGTTGTTATTAACTTATGATGATGCTTACTGGATATCGGGCCTGGTGATGTTATTTTCTATCCCTTTGCTATACCTGCAGCCATTCAGGAAATCAAATGCAAAAATGCCGGTAGACGCGCATTAA
- a CDS encoding HlyD family secretion protein, translating to MAKAQETQEQEPKKKPNKVIPIILGVLLVGGIIFGIKEYLYYGKHIDTDDAQIDGDISPVVARVGGYVDSIYFEENSHVTAGQTLVKIDDRDYKVKLEQAQAAQVGASAGINVNQSQIYATQANSSSARAQVESNAARLDKVQKDYARYANLVKDGSVTQQQFDQAKADLDVAKANLRASQDQYKAAVEQIGTTRSQLKVTNTGVTQKQVDIDYAKLQLSYTTIKAPSSGLAAKKSVQLGQLVQAGQTLFSIVNDNSLFITANFKETQLNDMKNGQKVDVEVDAYPDMKVEGTVYNFSPATGAKFSLLPPDNATGNFVKVVQRVPVKIKLSASKDVLDKLRPGMSVKVSVIKGE from the coding sequence ATGGCAAAGGCACAAGAAACACAGGAACAGGAACCAAAAAAGAAACCAAATAAAGTTATCCCTATCATATTAGGCGTATTGCTTGTTGGTGGCATCATTTTCGGTATCAAAGAATATTTATACTACGGCAAGCACATCGATACAGATGATGCGCAGATTGATGGCGATATAAGCCCCGTAGTTGCCCGCGTAGGCGGATATGTTGACTCTATTTATTTTGAAGAAAACAGCCACGTAACTGCTGGCCAAACTTTAGTTAAAATTGACGACCGCGATTACAAGGTAAAATTAGAGCAGGCACAGGCAGCACAGGTTGGTGCAAGCGCAGGTATCAATGTAAATCAATCGCAGATTTATGCTACACAGGCAAACTCATCAAGCGCAAGGGCGCAGGTTGAATCAAATGCTGCCCGTTTAGATAAAGTGCAGAAAGATTACGCCCGTTACGCAAACCTGGTAAAAGACGGATCGGTAACGCAGCAACAATTTGACCAGGCCAAAGCCGATTTGGATGTGGCTAAAGCAAACTTAAGGGCCTCACAAGACCAATATAAAGCAGCAGTTGAGCAAATTGGTACTACCCGCAGCCAGTTAAAAGTTACCAACACCGGTGTAACCCAGAAACAGGTTGATATTGACTATGCAAAACTGCAGTTGAGCTATACCACTATCAAGGCGCCATCAAGCGGTTTGGCCGCCAAAAAAAGCGTACAGTTGGGCCAGTTGGTACAGGCAGGGCAAACCTTGTTTAGCATTGTAAACGATAACAGTTTATTTATAACCGCCAACTTTAAAGAAACCCAGCTGAACGATATGAAAAACGGCCAGAAGGTTGATGTTGAGGTTGATGCCTATCCTGATATGAAAGTAGAAGGTACAGTTTACAACTTTAGCCCGGCAACCGGCGCCAAATTTTCATTATTGCCGCCAGATAATGCTACCGGTAACTTTGTAAAAGTAGTGCAGCGCGTACCTGTTAAAATAAAACTAAGCGCCTCAAAAGACGTACTTGACAAATTGCGCCCAGGTATGAGCGTAAAAGTTTCTGTAATTAAAGGAGAATAA
- a CDS encoding TolC family protein — MTTQNNKTDHLKLLKHTVSAFWRYGTALAVSGLLFAGTATAQDRTITLDEAIKLGLDNSKVLKLSQAKIDQAVSQYNQAKDQALPTGKVSYGYNHAEIPANKLSLGQSSFNLPDRADAYLGILSLSEVLYAGGKYKYARESTDLLSQVARLDVVNDKDQITYDIINSYYNLYKVLQSKKVVAQNLATIDGQIKQSQRFFDQGLVTKNDVLRFQLQRSNVELNGIDLETNRRIINYSLNVLLGLPEGTQLNIDQITEVDRPVAPLSNYLDSAYASRVELQQADLRGKVAETSIKNIQANTLPTLAASGSAYYVDVNSNPIPKSGQFITPISVGLTLSWNFGNLWTNKNKVTEAKIQREQVTINKSITVDRIKNEVNQNYQNWTMALDKIKLLQTSIEQAGENNKILESKYKSNIASATDRADAETLLYQAQINLELAKADAGLAYYTLLKSTGKINNK, encoded by the coding sequence ATGACAACTCAAAATAATAAAACCGACCACCTTAAACTGTTGAAACACACAGTTAGCGCGTTTTGGAGGTATGGCACCGCCCTGGCGGTATCAGGTTTGCTGTTTGCAGGAACGGCAACGGCCCAGGACCGTACAATCACTTTAGATGAGGCCATTAAGCTGGGCCTTGATAACAGCAAGGTGTTAAAATTATCGCAGGCTAAAATTGACCAGGCGGTATCGCAATACAACCAGGCTAAAGACCAGGCTTTGCCTACCGGTAAAGTAAGCTACGGATACAACCACGCCGAAATACCTGCCAATAAACTTTCGCTTGGCCAAAGCAGCTTTAACCTGCCCGACAGGGCCGACGCTTACTTAGGCATACTATCCTTAAGCGAAGTGCTTTACGCGGGTGGTAAATACAAATATGCCCGCGAATCGACAGATTTGCTTAGCCAGGTTGCCCGATTGGACGTGGTTAATGATAAAGACCAGATTACTTACGATATCATTAACTCCTATTACAACCTGTACAAGGTATTGCAAAGCAAAAAAGTAGTAGCGCAAAATTTAGCAACCATTGATGGACAAATCAAACAATCGCAAAGGTTTTTTGACCAGGGTTTGGTAACCAAAAATGATGTATTGCGGTTTCAGTTGCAACGCTCCAATGTCGAGCTGAATGGCATCGACCTGGAAACTAACCGCCGTATCATAAACTACAGCCTGAATGTTTTGTTGGGCTTACCCGAAGGTACCCAGCTTAATATAGACCAGATAACCGAGGTTGACAGGCCCGTTGCCCCTTTAAGCAATTACCTTGATTCCGCTTACGCAAGCCGTGTTGAATTGCAGCAGGCAGATTTACGGGGCAAAGTTGCCGAAACCAGCATCAAAAACATACAGGCTAACACCTTGCCTACATTGGCGGCATCAGGAAGCGCCTATTATGTAGATGTAAACTCAAACCCGATTCCTAAAAGCGGGCAGTTTATTACCCCGATATCAGTTGGCTTAACCCTTTCCTGGAACTTTGGCAACCTATGGACAAATAAAAACAAGGTTACCGAAGCTAAAATTCAGCGAGAGCAGGTAACTATAAACAAAAGCATTACGGTTGACCGCATTAAAAACGAAGTAAACCAAAACTACCAGAACTGGACAATGGCTTTGGATAAGATTAAGCTTTTACAAACCTCAATTGAGCAAGCGGGCGAAAATAATAAGATCCTCGAATCAAAATACAAAAGCAATATAGCATCAGCAACCGATAGGGCCGATGCCGAAACATTGCTTTACCAGGCACAAATAAACCTGGAGTTAGCTAAAGCCGATGCAGGCCTGGCTTACTATACTTTACTAAAATCAACAGGAAAAATCAACAACAAATAA
- a CDS encoding TetR/AcrR family transcriptional regulator yields MDKDKIDKKDHILDVAERVFADYGFDGASTRTISGEAGVNMAMLNYYFGSKEGLFLAIFERKISSFRTLLQNIGNDDSMTAWCKLDKCIDNYVERIIVNNCFQKLISREISMNKRWGLTDKIIEILMVNVVEIRKIIEEGLNNGSFYKDIDIPMVIATIFGTKNYVINMPQLSSLIIGHDIRDEKFMEEELKPRIKTYMKRLLKAYLVNEHDNSK; encoded by the coding sequence ATGGACAAAGATAAAATAGACAAAAAAGACCACATCCTTGACGTCGCCGAACGCGTGTTTGCCGACTATGGATTTGATGGGGCTTCTACCCGGACAATTTCGGGCGAAGCCGGTGTTAATATGGCTATGCTCAATTATTACTTCGGTTCAAAAGAAGGCCTTTTCCTGGCAATCTTTGAGCGTAAGATCTCGTCATTCCGTACACTGCTTCAAAATATTGGTAATGACGACAGCATGACTGCCTGGTGTAAGCTTGATAAATGTATTGATAACTACGTAGAGCGCATTATTGTAAATAACTGCTTTCAAAAACTCATCAGCCGCGAAATATCGATGAACAAGCGCTGGGGGCTTACCGATAAGATAATTGAAATACTGATGGTAAACGTTGTGGAGATCAGGAAAATAATTGAAGAGGGGCTTAACAATGGCTCCTTCTATAAAGACATTGATATCCCGATGGTTATTGCAACCATATTCGGCACCAAAAATTATGTAATCAATATGCCGCAGTTATCATCATTAATTATAGGCCACGATATCCGTGACGAAAAATTTATGGAAGAAGAACTGAAGCCAAGGATTAAAACATACATGAAAAGACTTTTAAAAGCTTATTTAGTAAATGAACATGACAACTCAAAATAA